The following proteins are encoded in a genomic region of Thermothielavioides terrestris NRRL 8126 chromosome 5, complete sequence:
- a CDS encoding carbohydrate esterase family 15 protein (CAZy_ID 269851), producing MRAISCTLIAAACGTATGVSLAARQGGAGNATIQCAAIPSPFPTWQQLPQQSTLPDPFLPLKYTTPSDAQNIMAGKGQGRVQTPDEWYQCRQPEILQMLQEYQYGYYPDHSQEKVEATRSGTTLNIAVTAGDKTGSFKASFTLPSGASASKPAPVVINIGGMQNQPYLSAGIAIAQFDYTSVAPDSNSKTGAFWSIYNGRDIGVLTAWAWGFHRVLDAINMTVPEIDATRVGVTGCSRLGKGALAAGLFDKRITLTMPMSSGVQGMGPYRYYTMSGQGENLENSKQGAPWWTDSTLGTFVNHAENLPYDAHTIAAAIAPRALVIDQGTGDQFTNSKATAVIIYPAAKLVYDWLGVGDQIAMSVRSGGHCDMSGYTSVLPYVQKIFFGTPTNKDYNSLGSYGSPITTAYPWATATPPSKAA from the exons ATGCGGGCGATTTCGTGCACCCTGATCGCAGCCGCGTGCGGGACCGCGACTGGCGTGTCCCTAGCTGCCCgacagggcggcgccgggaaCGCGACGATTCAGTGCGCGGCAATCCCCTCGCCCTTCCCGACCTggcagcagctgccgcaACAGAGCACGCTGCCGGACCCCTTTCTGCCGCTCAAGTACACCACACCCAGCGACGCACAGAACATCATGGCGGGCAAGGGCCAGGGACGGGTGCAGACTCCCGACGAGTGGTACCAGTGCCGGCAGCCCGAGATCCTCCAGATGCTGCAGGAGTACCAGTACGGTTACTACCCGGACCACAGCCAGGAGAAGGTCGAGGCCACGCGCAGCGGGACCACGCTGAACATTGCCGTTACTGCCGGCGACAAGACGGGCAGCTTCAAGGCCAGCTTCACGCTGCCGTCGGGCGCGTCGGCATCCAAGCCGGCGCCCGTGGTCATCAACATCGGCGGCATGCAGAACCAGCCGTATCTGAGTGCGGGCATTGCGATTGCTCAGTTCGACTACACGTCGGTGGCGCCGGACAGCAACTCCAAGACGGGCGCCTTCTGGAGCATCTACAACGGGCGGGACATCG GCGTGCTGacggcctgggcctggggCTTCCACCGCGTGCTGGACGCCATCAACATGACGGTGCCCGAGATTGACGCCACGCGGGTCGGCGTGACGGGCTGCTCGCGGCTGGGCAagggcgcgctggcggccgggctGTTCGACAAGCGCATCACGCTGACGATGCCCATGTCGTCCGGGGTGCAGGGCATGGGCCCGTACCGCTACTACACGATGAGCGGGCAGGGCGAGAATCTTGAGAACAGCAAGCAGGGGGCGCCCTGGTGGACGGACAGCACGCTGGGCACCTTTGTCAACCACGCCGAGAACCTGCCGTACGACGCGCACACCATCGCGGCCGCCATCGCGCCGAGGGCGCTGGTCATCGACCAGGGTACCGGCGACCAGTTCACCAACAGCAAGGCCACCGCCGTCATCATCTACCCGGCGGCGAAGCTGGTGTACGACTGGCTGGGCGTGGGCGACCAGATCGCCATGAGCgtgcgcagcggcgggcaCTGCGACATGAGCGGGTA CACGTCCGTCCTTCCCTACGTGCAAAAGATCTTCTTTGGCACGCCGACGAACAAGGACTACAACAGCCTCGGCTCGTACGGGTCGCCCATCACGACCGCGTATCCCTGGGCGACTGCAACGCCTCCCAGCAAGGCGGCGTAA